In Camelina sativa cultivar DH55 chromosome 13, Cs, whole genome shotgun sequence, the genomic window AGTTTGTCACAACGGACATGAGGAAAAAAATAGTACCCTGATAACGAAACCTCATCGACCTTGCTGCTTTCACCTGAATCATACACCttcacaatcaaaccaaaaactcaTTATACCTAACCCAAGAGCTCCACTCACAAAACCGATGAGAAATGTTcagataaaacaaacaaaaaagatgatAAGTATCTTACAGGGACACATGTAATCAACTGAAACTCTCTCTGACAAAGAGGGCAGAGGTTCATAATCGTAGACCAATTATCAATGCACTCAAAGCAGAACCTGAAAAATATATCAGACATAGACACAAAATTAATAGTCTGCTCCTCCTTAACAAACAGTCCATTAAACTCGTAACAGGATAAATTTAAGTAATAACTAACTAAAATCTTCAAAGAACTGAGACAACTATAAGTACTAACGCAACTTTTCGTTGATTAAGACAGGATAATGctaattataaagaaaaaaacatggtaTTTACCAGTGTTGACAGCAATCAAGAACGCCTCTATCAATAATTATATCCATACAAATCCCACACCTTTCCCCTTCGATCCCAGCCATATCCTgtcaaaagaaatcaaaatgagAACCAATCCACAAACACAGtttgtcaacaaaaacaaaaacaaaaaacccagACACAAGGGTTCCTAGGAAACGTGACACGAAGTAACTAAAATGCTTTATTTCAGAAGCTTATGTTCATGATTCTAACCAACCATGAAGCTACATATACAACCATTTCCACCGGAAGGTACAAGTTTAAGCTCTCCAGGGTTAGGTGAACACATGATTAGTTCAACAAAAATAGCCGAGAAAGTCCAAGTTTGACACTTACATTTTGTCCAACTTcagctgcttcttcttcaacagaGTTGCTAGCGTCAAAATCGAGCTCCATTTtctgggaaaaaagaaaatttagacaAACTGATCAAAAGAGACGAAATCGATTTCTCTGAAGAGAACGAAGCGTGAGACAAAAATCAAGGTGAAATTTCTGTAAACCCAGCACCTAAACCTACCTCGGATCACAAAACCTACGTAGAAGCTGaggggaacaaaaaaaaaaaaactcaagaacccttggatgaagaaattgaaaaagaggCAAAGCCAGCGTCCGAGGGCAAAACGGGAAAGTTATACGATGAGGGTGGAGATGACGTCACCTCTTTAGCCCTCTCTCAAGTGCCCcctacgattttttttttttttttttagaaacttttgaTGAGGAAAggaaataattgaaattaatcTCTTCGTCatcgtctcgtctcgtctcgtctctCTGAAGATGACATTTTCCGTTTATAAACCTAAAAGATGGACCACACGTGCTTTTTAAAGAAACTTTATGGGTCGAATCTTACAACTTTCTATTTCACGTGGGTCATTACGCAAATTTAACACTGAGCCCAACTTTGTAAAAAACTTCATCaaaactttcatcttcttcccttctATACCCCGTACTTTCTTTTATAGTCAAAAAGACCCCATAGTTTCTCTTGGCCTATCAAAAAAATTGCAAAGCTCATTTTACACTTAACAGTGTCTTTTTTTATGGAGATGTACACATTTTATTTCCTAAGCATGATGAAGCATAGTTTCTAAGTTAGTAGGGTAACACATGTCCACGTGGCGACTATTCCATACATTGTCGGCGAGGATGGCGTTAACGGCGTCTGTTGGATGAAACTGGTCCCACCAGAGGTGACCTGAGGCGTCGGGGCAAGCCATCTCCGGCGAGATGCACGGAAGCCATCCCTTGTACCTCCCTAATCCACAACACGCATCTGTCGTCTCATTAAAACCTGTCCACATCACAGAACACACAACTTAAAAACTCTGACAAGTCTCTTTCACATTCCAAGATGATCATCAAACTCTAAATATCACTCTTTAAAGTCTCTAAGCGAATTGAGAACTGAGTACTAGTCACAGTCTTTTTGTAAAGCGAATTGAGAACTGAGATGGAAGTGGTGCTTACCGTAGAGTTGGTGGTTCCTGAGGATGTCCATAGCGCTTTGGAACACGTCGCAGTAGATAATGGAAGCGCCAGGAAGCTCACGGTTGAGCTTATCTACAGTGTATCTCATGACAAAGTTGGATTCCATGATCATGCTGTTCACTTCTTCTGCACATTCTCCGTTCTGGCTCCTGTATTTCCACAGGTAGTATGGTGCACAGCCAATGGGTGGCAAACCCATCACCACCATCCTCCTCACCTTGACATTGTACAAAGtctgaaacaaaacacaatactTATCTTATTGGGTGACATCAATGTGATACCTTGTCGAGCAAAAGTACACTTATAAATCAATCATCTTTAGTCTATCAATATGCAGCTTTTCAGATACCATTCAGGATTCTACAACTGTATAAACCAGAGATCCAGAATAGAACAAGGGTGGTGATTTGACCAGATAGGCAACGCTTACTGTACTAATCAGTTAAAGAGGTTTCACTTTTTGGGGTTTTTGGGTAGTAAAGGCAGATATTAGAGCTATAAAAGTGATATCCTAACTCAGAATCATACTTATTTGTCCCTATAGACTCTATACACTATAAactataaaagagtggttaaaAGACAAAGGTCTAACCTTGAGTTCCTGTCTCATATTGGAAGCCAAGAACTGATTAAAATTCCAAGGAGTATAGAGATTCTGCACATTGGAGATGTTCCTGATATAGAAATGTATGTAATCATTCACTCCAATCGATATGTAGAAAACGGAGTTTGAGACCAAACGCTCCGAAACTTCCTCCCCAATACTCAGTATCATCTGCTGGAATGTATCAACGAACTGCTCAACCTGCATTGCAAACGAAACCCGCTGGCCCTGCAACATACCAAATTCCCCCACAGGATTGATATATCTGAAAGATGAAGATAGTATAAATTCAACGAAATCAAAAGACTCTGAGTATATTACCAGTTCGGATCCACTAGATAAGATGATTCCAGCACCAGCTGATGCATAGTTTACACCTTGAAACATGTCTTCAACTGTCCCAGTTTGTCCAAGATAGCTAGGAACGAATGGTAAACCTAGACGATCAGCTGTTCACAAGATTCGCAGttgacaaaaccaaaaccaacgaTTCAAtctctatttctttctttaacaGTCAATGAATTTGACAATTTTGGCTTAATATCACACTTCGCAGAATCAAGTAAGCGAGCAGATTGATTCTTGAAATTAACAATGAACTCGAGAATTAGAATCTAAAACCCAGAAGATTTGGGGAAGAAGGCTTTAACCTATGAAATCAACTGGGATCCTTCCATTGCAAAACCTCCCCGTCGGCTGATGCGTATCAAAATCTCTACCGTAAGGAAGACGATCTGCTCTCGCCAAGGTCCCAAGAAAGTTATTGGTTCCGCAATCAACAGAGGAATCGCCGAACACGAACAACGCCGGTACAAAAGGCAAAGACGGCTTCACCACCGGAGATTTGGCTCTTAGCGACGGCGACGGAGGTAGAAACGGCGGAATCGAAGGATAAAACGGCGAGATACTCGGAGACAAGTGATGATCGGCGATCAATTTGGGTCTCGTGAAGATTATCAGAAGAGAGAACACAAGAACGAGAAGCTTGATCGACATCTCGAGAGAGAGTGAGAGcgcgggaaaaaaaaatgtggagagagagagaggctctGCGAGAGGTTTCACAGAGATGAATAAAACGTCGTCGCctaatatataaagagagactTTATTTTTATAAGCTACACACAACTGACAACATACTGAACCGGCTAATTCCGGTTGACATAAACCGGTTTTAAAATTAATACGAATCAATTGTATTGGTATACTTTGGTTTCAAAGTTCTGATCTTCTCCCCACCACTGATGAATCCcatgagcttgtttaaagtctcttgaCGAGGTTAAGTTCACAGTTAAAACCGAAGAGGGCATCAGATGTATTGGCTCTTGTCCTCCTAACAGCATACCTCCCAACGAGTGCTGCGTAGCTACCCGCTCAACAAACCCGATTCCTATTTCTTCCATCTTGTTCCGGTGCTCGAAGTAACCGATGTACTCTGAGCACAAGTGGTCTCCAGGGTTGACGTACAGCCGCGGGAACCAGTCAGATAAGGTGGCAAATGGGTCGGGTGGTGCGGGTAATGCACGGTGGTTTTGGTTGTATTGCTGAGTGGCTTTTTTGGCTAGAGCTAGTCCAGCTGTGATCACACTGCCTGCATTTTAGATAGCAGCTCAGATCAGTCCATTCAATGGTTATATATACTTGAAAGCCTAATCTAACTCTTCAAGAATGACACTGAATGGGTTACTTGGAAGAGTTATGTTATGTACCTGCGATGCGTATCCCGTGTTTGATCCTCTTATCCTTGATTCTTTCGATAGGGGCTGACAAAAACGGTGGATTGAAAGCGAAACACTCAGGAAAAACTCCGGTTCGAGCTGTTGTTTTCCCGGTAAGCAATGCCATGGATGCACCAAGAGAATGACCAGCAAGCCACACATTAGAACCACTACCAACCGAAGCAACTATGTTTCTCACTGCTTGGATAGCTATCTCAAACCTTGTCGTCGTGTGAAGCCCGTTTCTGATAACATGAATGTCTAACTCGATGTCACGGGAAATAGAGTCCGCTTTTGTAACTGTTCCTCTGAAGGCAATCACAAAACGGGGACTCATTTCCATGGATTTGACAGTATGAGAGGGAGGTTGCGGTGGTTTATACTCATAGATACCTCCGAATATGGAGTTATCAGCATCATCCACAAGCTTCCGAAGAAGGCGGAAATGGAAAAACTCAGACCATATTGGAGATAGAGCTAAATCAGGACCTATCCTTTGTAGCTGACGGTCACGCTCAGCTACATAGATTCCTTGAACCAATGAAGCAGCTACAGATCGTCGATGATGTTCATTAGCCCTGCAAATTTAAGAAATACAAGTAAGACAAACAATCTCTTTACACAAGTAAAGGAAGCATTTTTAACATAAAGGAACAATCTTTCAGGTTTTTTAACACACAAAAGGCACAATTAAGCAGGCTGCTTAGCTCTAAACTACACCACAGCTGACTTTATGAGCACAAAGATTTAGTCTTGGGACAAAACAGAACACGGAAAGatgcagagaagagagaaagatgcAAACCAATCTATAGATGTTAGGTGTAATGGCCCAGTGAGACTGAAGTCATCTCTCTCACAAATCATCattccttcctcttctttctgtACCACATTAGACatgtttaaaaatgttaatctCAGACGTTCAAATTCCCAAAGCTCAAAGCTTTAATTAAAAACGCGTTagaaccctaaccctaaacattaaacaatttaatagtAACCTtcgaaaaaaattgaattttgtaAACAACCCCCAAACACAAAGCTCAatctaaataacaaaatcaatcacaTAGATGAAAGATTCATATTGTGGATAAATTAGAACAGAATGAAGCTACACGAACCTTTGGTAGGTTTGATTCAGATCTGAAGATTTGTTAGTGTCCAGTGTGTTGTTTTTATAAAGAAGCAGTAATGGTAGAAGAAGAGTGTGTGGGCTCATATAAACTTAAAAGCTTCAGAAGAAAGAGGCATTTCAACTACATCACCGAGCTGAAAACGACATCGTATCAGCCTTAAGGTTCTTTTTGCCATATAAAGCTAAACATTTgcttttgtatctttttctaacaaatcttattttctttttctttttgacatcataacaaatctttttgttttaagataaaatacaaacaaataaatagttACAATGAATATTCAAGAACATACCTTtatctctttattattttttctctataatgttttttggataaaacacaGGCTTTATTTTTACACAGACTGAATATTTGATTATAATGATAATACACAATGTCCCTATATTTCACTAAAATCTGACTcctttattgtattttttttctttcctgtggataatataataatttagtgTGGACAAATatgttttaggcttttagcaaaagaaggaaccaattaagaaaagttaatgAGAGGTGTcttcagaagaagaatcatatcCATAAGGATTATTACTAGCCCAGTTCCACAAATCTCTACACATTTCCTCGATTCCATACTTGGCCCTGCATTGTTTGTATACACAACCCCAAATTAGACCATTTCATTTATATGTTACCAAAGGTTATAGACATATTTATGTGTGTATGACTAAAGAAATGAACTTACTTCCAATTCAGTTCACTTTCTGCTCTTTCCGTTGAGGCGTAAACAACTTCAGCATCTCCTGCACGACGTCCAGCAATCACAAGTGGGATTTTCTGATCCACAAAAGAGTTTCAACAAGTTTAATAAAACATGAGTAAGAATCCAAGAACGTATAAAAAGCAAGAAGTGTCATGTTTTTTAACCTTTCCGGACGCTTTCTCAAAAGCATCAACCATTTCAAGAACAGATGTTCCACTTCCTGTTCCGAGATTGTACACTTCACAACCTGTTGAGTTTAAAAACACATATACCAAGTTTAGATATTTTAAGGATGATTATAGTAGAGTTAAGAGAGACAAATGGGGATCATAATATCATACCGATTTTGCAATCTTCTAGCTTACGTAGAGCCGCAATGTGTCCATCAGCTAAATCAATAACATGAATGTAATCTCGAACctgaaatcaaacaaacaaacaacaatgagACCAAAAGTGTAGAAAAATCTTCTCTGGTTGATAAAAACATTTTGTATATACATACCCCTGTTCCATCTTTTGTATTGTAGTCATTTCCAAAAACAGTGAGATGAGGTCTCCTGCCAACAGCGACTTGCTGAACAAAAGGCATGAGATTGTTTGGAATACCGAGAGGATCTTCACCAATTTCACCACTAGGATGTGCACCAACAGGATTGAAATACCTAAGCAATATAATCTTCCATTCCGGGTCAGAACCGTATACATCACGGCAGATCTCCTCAATGAATAGCTACATAAAAATCAGAATCACACTTCTTCATTAACTAGAATAATCAATTGGGTagttgttataaaaaaaagagaacaccTTTGTTCGTCCATATGGATTCAATGCAGAAATAGGAAACTCCTCTGTACAAGGAACTTCTTTTGGAGAGCCATACACAGTTGCTGATGATGAAAACACAAGCTGGAAACAGAGTAGCTTATCATCAGTAAGTAATCAAACAAAgaatcatataaaaatgaaacatatattatgataagaaatgtatatatatacatttttgcaGCCATGTTGAGCCATAACTTCCAAAAGAGTGATAGTCCCAACAAGGTTATTATTATAATAGAGCAAAGGCTTCTCAACACTCTCACCAACTGCTTTAAGTCCAGCAAAGTGTATCACTGCATCAAACCTGTAAGTAGTAATAATTCCACGTTCATCACATCATTTGTTTAtgataaagttaaaaaaaagctaaaagaatgttttcttttttcttcaatcaTACTTTGTTTCTGAGAATATCTTCTCAAGGGCAGGTCTGTCCCTAAGATCCACCTGTaattaagacaaaacaaatcaagTTTTAACAGAACTCTTAAATCCAACAGATGCTTCTGataacaactaaacaaaacaatctaAATTCAGAAGAACAAGATGAACTTTTCCCAATTTCagacagattattaaaaaattatgaattacaaaaatagaatttagaattatatattattttattctttcaCATGGTTATTTTTTcgaaattattaaaaacaaatgataCTAATaattactaacatataattccaaaaaaaaaagtatataccaAGAACTCTGGAATCAAAATATCTTTTCGAAaactgatattattattattataaattattattccGAGAATTTaagccccaaaaaaaaaaaaagagcaccGTAGTCAAATCATAATCCCAATTTCGttgaaatcatcaaaaactATACAAACGCAAGATCCTTAAACCACACGTTTCCTAGACCTAGAAAAGCAAAATTGACCGAACCTGGTGGAAGGAGAGGCGTTCGCCGTGTTCAGCGGCGAGTTTTTTAACACGCTCGAGAGAGACGGCGGAGGAATTGTCGAGATTATCAACGACCACGGCAGAGTAACCACCTAGAAGAAGTTGAAGCACCGTGTGACTACCGATGTATCCAGCACCACCGGTTACTAAAACGTTCTTAGCCATCAAAAATTACGAACAGAGGCGCAAAGGATTCAAGAAAAGATAAAGTTAGATCAATAGAAATGTTTTcgtctgtttgtttgtttgtgaattgtgatctCTCCAGCGAAAGAGTGTTTGGagggttttttaatttatagaaacgGTGATGGTTacgtgaatttgtttttttttatacattaaacTTTAGgacttaatttaaaataaaaacgcATATGGTATTATATTATTTACGTTTTCTAATTAAGGGAACGAAAATAATGAAACTGACACGTGTCAGAATATGGTGtggttttggatttgtttcttaaaatcgttttttctttattaagcTATCAAAGAAATGgtaatataaatgttttgttttcttaatcagCTGAACAATAATATTAACAGAATCTAATAGCGAAATGATGCCATATTGTGAATtgtatccatttttttttatgtttaaaaaaaaaatcgttactGTGGATTtgacttaccaaaaaaaaaaaaaatactccaactataattgtttttttttcaaaattactgTTGATTTTACAGAATTAGATCAGACTCTGTTACGAAATGTTAAGTttacttttaccaaaaaaaataatgttaagtTTACTGATATTGCCAATTTAaccataagtttttttttaaatcgattaattagttgtaatttttttttggaccaaGATAGttattgtaatctttttttgttttgttatattggtgcaattttgagtgttttaggcttttagcacTGTTCTCTTAGTTATATAATACCAAactgtttgttaaaaaaaaactttattgatGTCAAAATCTCTATTAAAATCACTGTTTTTTATCCGTAaggtatttttgtttgttgtgttgcACAAGACATTTATCCCTCAAAATGAGGGAGTCACAAGATTTGGGAATATCTCATGCATATTTAGTTTCTAAGTACTTCTCTATTATTAATTAGTATCACATTCTTATattcatcatatatttattaGATTTGCAAGACTACTAATGCAATATTTTAgttgatataataattaagcATGACATGGAATTATTAGAATAGTCAAAATTTGTTTATCGTTTAGAAATGTCACTTTACCGGTATATGGTCCAGTGGTCTATATGAGTAGATAGATGACTCATCTTGTGGATTAAGTTCATGAAGTGGATTAAGTTCATGAATCAAATgttgttgtggttttttttttcttttttttggtctctaTAAAcgttttaaataacaaaaaaaaatttatttattattcagcAAATGTAATCCAGCAGTCCAAATAAAGTAGAGACAAGACTATAGCGAACTAATTGTAAATcgcttttgcatacaaataaaattagtcCGCAGTAATCTATAGTCCACCTTAGAAATAAAGTGATTTAAACCGCAGACGAATTTGTCCGCTTcaaccattcacacccttaGTTTCGGTATGGAACTCTATTCTGGTTTGTAGCAAATTTTTTCGTAATGTTTGATTAAAGAATTCTTtagaaaccaaaagaagaataGAGAAGTCCAAGGTGTGTGATAGTGTGGGGTAAGTTTTCCACTTGTCGAAGCAAGTGAGGTCTCAAATTAAATAATGTGTAAATTCTGATTagacaaaaaaagttataagcAACGAACCAAATGAGTCAATGTCAATGCCGACCATTTGAGAGACTACGACTTAAATGATGATGCTGAACTTACGTAAGATTGAGTTAGTTCAACGGTTAATAAAACGATGtgttcctcttctttcttcttgctcATAAACAATAATCTTTTAAGTTTATCAAAACAAAGCATGGTTCATCCAACGATATGATCTCGCCTTTGTTACTAAATTATTGATAACATATAATTATCAAACTTCTCCTAAGAATATAGTCAACCTAAAAAACTATAACTATCATATTGTTGACTTGACATGAAAAGAAGATTACTCATAAAAATCATAACAGATTACACGTCTTGAAGAAATTACATAACAGCACCACAATGTAGTTATCATNATTGCCAATTTAaccataagtttttttttaaatcgattaattagttgtaatttttttttggaccaaGATAGttattgtaatctttttttgttttgttatattggtgcaattttgagtgttttaggcttttagcacTGTTCTCTTAGTTATATAATACCAAactgtttgttaaaaaaaaactttattgatGTCAAAATCTCTATTAAAATCACTGTTTTTTATCCGTAaggtatttttgtttgttgtgttgcACAAGACATTTATCCCTCAAAATGAGGGAGTCACAAGATTTGGGAATATCTCATGCATATTTAGTTTCTAAGTACTTCTCTATTATTAATTAGTATCACATTCTTATattcatcatatatttattagattttcaAGACTACTAATGCAATATTTTAgttgatataataattaagcATGACATGGAATTATTAGAATAGTCAAAATTTGTTTATCGTTTAGAAATGTCACTTTACCGGTATATGGTCCAGTGGTCTATATGAGTAGATAGATGACTCATCTTGTGGATTAAGTTCATGAAGTGGATTAAGTTCATGAATCAAATgttgttgtggttttttttttcttttttttggtctctaTAAAcgttttaaataacaaaaaaaaatttatttattattcagcAAATGTAATCCAGCAGTCCAAATAAAGTAGAGACAAGACTATAGCGAACTAATTGTAAATcgcttttgcatacaaataaaattagtcCGCAGTAATCTATAGTCCACCTTAGAAATAAAGTGATTTAAACCGCAGACGAATTTGTCCGCTTcaaccattcacacccttaGTTTCGGTATGGAACTCTATTCTGGTTTGTAGCAAATTTTTTCGTAATGTTTGATTAAAGAATTCTTtagaaaccaaaagaagaataGAGAAGTCCAAGGTGTGTGATAGTGTGGGGTAAGTTTTCCACTTGTCGAAGCAAGTGAGGTCTCAAATTAAATAATGTGTAAATTCTGATTagacaaaaaaagttataagcAACGAACCAAATGAGTCAATGTCAATGCCGACCATTTGAGAGACTACGACTTAAATGATGATGCTGAACTTACGTAAGATTGAGTTAGTTCAACGGTTAATAAAACGATGtgttcctcttctttcttcttgctcATAAACAATAATCTTTTAAGTTTATCAAAACAAAGCATGGTTCATCCAACGATATGATCTCGCCTTTGTTACTAAATTATTGATAACATATAATTATCAAACTTCTCCTAAGAATATAGTCAACCTAAAAAACTATAACTATCATATTGTTGACTTGACATGAAAAGAAGATTACTCATAAAAATCATAACAGATTACACGTCTTGAAGAAATTACATAACAGCACCACAATGTAGTTATCATAAAGCTTTTCAACTTCAAGCATTCCAAGATTTAGGGTTCAAATGGATATTGCGGTCAAAACAGACAAATGTGTCAATGATTTAGTCCATTTTATTTGTatgtaaaaaatgttttgtaGTTGGTCAATGGAAGATATTTTCAcagataaatgataaataataaagGATCCATTCAGTAAACGATTTTGTTTGTTCCAACCATTCTGACCCTTAGATAGTTTAAATTAATAGTGAGATTTTGTTAATCAACCGGtgaaaaacgaaagaaaaataTCTCAATACCTTGCGCCTCTCAATTGATTGGAAAAGTCTACAAATATTACAAAGAAAGTTGCTCATGCTTTTTAATACCAATTCAATTGACTTTAGTTATAATAAGAACATAATCTCAAGTGTT contains:
- the LOC104737088 gene encoding UDP-glucose 4-epimerase 5: MAKNVLVTGGAGYIGSHTVLQLLLGGYSAVVVDNLDNSSAVSLERVKKLAAEHGERLSFHQVDLRDRPALEKIFSETKFDAVIHFAGLKAVGESVEKPLLYYNNNLVGTITLLEVMAQHGCKNLVFSSSATVYGSPKEVPCTEEFPISALNPYGRTKLFIEEICRDVYGSDPEWKIILLRYFNPVGAHPSGEIGEDPLGIPNNLMPFVQQVAVGRRPHLTVFGNDYNTKDGTGVRDYIHVIDLADGHIAALRKLEDCKIGCEVYNLGTGSGTSVLEMVDAFEKASGKKIPLVIAGRRAGDAEVVYASTERAESELNWKAKYGIEEMCRDLWNWASNNPYGYDSSSEDTSH
- the LOC104737087 gene encoding GDSL esterase/lipase At5g08460-like encodes the protein MSIKLLVLVFSLLIIFTRPKLIADHHLSPSISPFYPSIPPFLPPSPSLRAKSPVVKPSLPFVPALFVFGDSSVDCGTNNFLGTLARADRLPYGRDFDTHQPTGRFCNGRIPVDFIADRLGLPFVPSYLGQTGTVEDMFQGVNYASAGAGIILSSGSELGQRVSFAMQVEQFVDTFQQMILSIGEEVSERLVSNSVFYISIGVNDYIHFYIRNISNVQNLYTPWNFNQFLASNMRQELKTLYNVKVRRMVVMGLPPIGCAPYYLWKYRSQNGECAEEVNSMIMESNFVMRYTVDKLNRELPGASIIYCDVFQSAMDILRNHQLYGFNETTDACCGLGRYKGWLPCISPEMACPDASGHLWWDQFHPTDAVNAILADNVWNSRHVDMCYPTNLETMLHHA
- the LOC104737086 gene encoding GDSL esterase/lipase At4g10955; its protein translation is MMICERDDFSLTGPLHLTSIDWANEHHRRSVAASLVQGIYVAERDRQLQRIGPDLALSPIWSEFFHFRLLRKLVDDADNSIFGGIYEYKPPQPPSHTVKSMEMSPRFVIAFRGTVTKADSISRDIELDIHVIRNGLHTTTRFEIAIQAVRNIVASVGSGSNVWLAGHSLGASMALLTGKTTARTGVFPECFAFNPPFLSAPIERIKDKRIKHGIRIAGSVITAGLALAKKATQQYNQNHRALPAPPDPFATLSDWFPRLYVNPGDHLCSEYIGYFEHRNKMEEIGIGFVERVATQHSLGGMLLGGQEPIHLMPSSVLTVNLTSSRDFKQAHGIHQWWGEDQNFETKVYQYN